A genomic segment from Dasypus novemcinctus isolate mDasNov1 chromosome X, mDasNov1.1.hap2, whole genome shotgun sequence encodes:
- the TMEM187 gene encoding transmembrane protein 187: MKPESRQALLHVAVGSCLCVTAVYAGVFAGVFVQVGYEHYAEAPVPSLPRFLAMPFNSLVNVAYVLLGWYWLQRDKGTTGPRTRYLKDVFAAMALAYGPVQWLRVTTQAPSAAILDQWLTLPIFAWLIAWCLYLDKGWKPWLFLAIECLSLSSYSLALLHPQGFDVALGAHIVVALGQALRTHVRYSSASSHTYVALGVLSCLGFVVLKLWDHQLAQWRLFQQLTGHFWSKVCDVLQFHFAFLFLTNLSSCQRPHPGGKRL; encoded by the coding sequence ATGAAGCCCGAATCCAGGCAGGCCCTGTTGCACGTGGCCGTGGGCAGCTGCCTCTGCGTCACCGCCGTCTACGCGGGCGTTTTTGCAGGTGTCTTCGTCCAGGTGGGCTATGAGCACTATGCAGAAGCCCCAGTACCCAGCCTCCCCCGCTTCTTGGCCATGCCCTTCAACTCGCTGGTTAACGTGGCCTACGTGCTCCTGGGGTGGTACTGGCTACAGAGAGACAAGGGCACCACGGGGCCCAGGACACGTTACCTCAAGGACGTCTTTGCCGCCATGGCCCTGGCCTACGGCCCCGTGCAGTGGCTGCGGGTCACGACGCAGGCACCCTCTGCCGCCATCCTCGACCAGTGGCTCACCTTGCCCATTTTCGCATGGCTGATTGCTTGGTGCCTCTACCTAGACAAGGGCTGGAAGCCCTGGCTCTTCCTTGCCATCGAGTGCCTCTCCCTGTCCAGTTACAGCCTGGCCCTGCTGCACCCCCAAGGCTTTGACGTCGCCCTGGGCGCCCACATCGTGGTGGCCCTGGGCCAGGCCCTGCGCACACATGTGCGGTACAGCAGCGCCTCCTCCCACACGTACGTGGCCCTGGGGGTGCTCTCCTGCCTGGGCTTTGTGGTCCTCAAGCTGTGGGACCATCAGCTCGCCCAGTGGCGCCTCTTTCAGCAGTTAACGGGCCACTTCTGGTCCAAAGTCTGTGACGTCCTGCAGTTCCACTTTGCATTTTTGTTTCTCACCAATTTAAGCAGTTGCCAGAGACCCCATCCTGGGGGAAAGCGGCTTTAG